One segment of Parvularcula sp. IMCC14364 DNA contains the following:
- a CDS encoding iron-sulfur cluster assembly accessory protein, translating to MTDTITLSDRAARRITEILGKEADGAMLRVAVDGGGCSGFQYSFDIVHDRAPDDLVIEKAGAVVLVDTVSQEYMPGAEIDFSDELIGAAFKINNPLATASCGCGTSFSI from the coding sequence ATGACAGATACCATCACCCTCTCTGACCGGGCGGCCAGGCGCATCACAGAAATTCTCGGCAAGGAAGCTGACGGCGCCATGCTGCGCGTGGCCGTGGATGGTGGCGGCTGTTCCGGCTTTCAATACAGCTTTGACATCGTGCATGACCGGGCACCTGATGATCTCGTGATTGAAAAGGCTGGTGCCGTCGTGCTTGTCGATACCGTTTCGCAGGAATACATGCCCGGTGCTGAAATCGACTTTTCCGACGAGCTGATCGGCGCGGCCTTCAAGATCAATAATCCGTTGGCGACCGCGTCCTGTGGTTGCGGGACATCCTTCTCGATATAA
- a CDS encoding type II toxin-antitoxin system RelE/ParE family toxin: MAYNVVFSADAEKDFDLIFDFLIESYEHFGEAPDAAIDRAEEQLHHIMQSAMALSQAPFVGTLHDHIAPGLRHVTREKAIFWFDVVESNNLVRILAVFYGGQDHHRHMLIRLMGP, translated from the coding sequence ATGGCATATAATGTCGTCTTTTCAGCAGATGCTGAAAAAGATTTTGATCTTATCTTTGACTTCCTGATCGAGAGCTATGAGCACTTCGGTGAGGCTCCTGACGCCGCGATTGATCGTGCTGAGGAACAACTTCACCATATCATGCAGAGTGCGATGGCTTTATCCCAAGCCCCTTTTGTCGGTACTCTTCACGATCACATCGCGCCGGGCCTTCGGCATGTTACAAGAGAAAAAGCAATTTTCTGGTTTGACGTTGTGGAAAGCAACAATCTAGTGCGCATTCTGGCTGTCTTTTATGGCGGACAGGATCATCATCGGCACATGCTGATCCGACTGATGGGACCGTAA